The following are encoded together in the Xiphophorus hellerii strain 12219 chromosome 3, Xiphophorus_hellerii-4.1, whole genome shotgun sequence genome:
- the ube2s gene encoding ubiquitin-conjugating enzyme E2 S: MNSNVENLPPHVLRLVYKEVSALAADPPEGIKIYPSEEDITELHTSIEGPEGTPFAGGIFRMRLVLGKDFPAVPPKGYFLTKIFHPNVGHKGEICVNVLKRDWKAELGLRHVLLTIKCLLIHPNPESALNEEAGRLLLEDYAEYESRARLLTEIHAMGGPGGTSGAPQDPNDGPQPKKHAGDPMKRSEPSVAAVPAALGNGANGASTTSSNSNGSSNTNNVAGKKKADKKRALRRL, translated from the exons ATG AACTCTAATGTAGAGAATTTGCCCCCCCACGTTCTGCGGCTGGTCTATAAAGAAGTTTCCGCTTTGGCTGCAGACCCCCCAGAGGGCATCAAGATCTATCCCAGTGAAGAAGACATAACTGAACTTCACACGTCTATTGAAGGACCAG AGGGAACACCATTTGCCGGCGGCATTTTCCGAATGCGACTGGTCCTCGGGAAGGACTTCCCTGCTGTTCCACCCAAGGGGTATTTCCTGACCAAGATTTTTCACCCAAACGTGGGTCACAAGGGAGAGATCTGTGTCAATGTGCTGAAGAGGGACTGGAAGGCAGAGCTTGGCCTCCGACACGTCTTACTT acCATCAAGTGTCTTCTCATCCATCCAAACCCTGAGTCTGCGCTAAACGAAGAGGCCGGCCGCCTGCTTTTAGAGGATTATGCCGAGTACGAGTCCCGCGCCCGTCTCCTCACAGAAATCCATGCGATGGGTGGGCCGGGCGGGACCTCCGGGGCTCCTCAGGACCCTAACGACGGCCCTCAGCCAAAGAAGCACGCAGGTGACCCTATGAAGAGATCGGAGCCCAGCGTGGCAGCAGTACCAGCAGCTCTGGGTAATGGAGCTAATGGAGCCAGTACCACCAGCAGCAATAGCAACGGTAGTAGTAACACCAATAATGTAGCAGGGAAAAAGAAAGCAGATAAAAAGCGAGCTCTGAGGCGACTTTAA